The DNA region TTTCCCTGACGTTCGATAACGTGCGCAGCGATGAGCGCACGGGCGGCGCCCATTGGGTGGCGACGTACCTGTTCAGCCAGACCGGCAATACCGTGGTCAACGACATTCAGGCACGCTTCGTTTTTCGCGACGGCAAGATTTGCGAGCATCACGACAGCTTCGACATGTGGACCTGGTCCCGACAGGCGCTGGGTTTCAAGGGGCTGTTGTTGGGCTGGACGCCGGCGGTGAGAAACGCCGTGC from Pseudomonas sp. ACM7 includes:
- a CDS encoding nuclear transport factor 2 family protein, with protein sequence MSDAHNALITQFYQAFQRLDAEAMSACYTDDVVFSDPAFGELHGRDAGDMWRMLTTRAKDFSLTFDNVRSDERTGGAHWVATYLFSQTGNTVVNDIQARFVFRDGKICEHHDSFDMWTWSRQALGFKGLLLGWTPAVRNAVRAQALKGLKAFQASR